Genomic window (Ostrinia nubilalis chromosome 20, ilOstNubi1.1, whole genome shotgun sequence):
ttcGATCCAAGTATCAATGACATAGACACCTGGTGTGACGAAGTAGACCGTGCAAGGATTACTAACCACTGGAATGATAACGAGTGTCTTGCTCGAATAGGGAACTGTCTAAAAGGTGACGCTCGCACCTGGCTAAATGAATGGGTCACTAATGACCGTACTTGGACCACATTCAAAAAGGAGTTCAAACCTTTGTGCCCTAGGAAACCGGATATTGCGAATATTCTGTACGAGGTCATGAGCTCTAATTCTGACAAGTACCCGACATATGCTGATTATGCTCGTCGGTCCTTATTAAGGTTGCGTATAGTTAAAGGGCTAAGCGATGAACTAATATCAGCAATAGTAATACGGGGTATTACAGATCCGCAAATTCGTGCTTCAGCCACTAATGCAAAGTTAATGCCTAATGATTtggtagattttttttcaatttatgtTAAATCCCCGTCTGCTCCTATTAAGAAATCTGACACCCCAAAACCCAATAACGATATGGGCCGAAAACGAAAGTTTGAAGGTGGAAAATGTTTCTCGTGTGGCCAGCATGGCCATAGACAGTCCAATTGTACTAAAAAACGTAAACCAGTTTTCAATAACGGTAACAGCAACAACGATGGTCAAAAGAATAGTTCAGTTCATGATTCAAATAAGCTCGAGCCttgtaaattttgtaaaaaacccGGCCATAATATTGAAACTTGCTTTGCAAAATTAAAGTCAGAATCGCGTAACAAAAGCAATGTAAACTTTTGTCAGGAAAACCCAGGCAATAAGAATAAAGATATCGTTGTTGCTATTATCCAAGGGGTTCCTGTTGATGTCCTTATCGATAGTGGTTCCACTATATCGTTAATTTCTTCTTCACTTTTGAGACATTTCAAATGTGCTCGCAAAACTGCCTTCAGAATTTTAAGAGGCATCGGTGGGCAAGAAATTGAGTCAACTTATTTCGTAACTTTGCCTATTGAGTTTAATGAGATAACTCTAGAAGTGGACTTACATGTAGTATCCCCTGAATTCATGAACACCCCTATCATTGTTGGTACTGACGTATTAAATAGAGAAGGCGTTACCTATGTCCGTACATGTGATTATCAATACCTTTCTTGCAAGACTCGTCCCGTGCATGATGTAATGTGTACTTCGTCTTTCAATGAGATTCCGGTAAGGACTCCTTTAACTGGTCACGATTTAAAAAAGCTGCTCGATCTTATCGATGAATTTTCAAATTCTTTTATTTCCGGAACCGCTACTTCAACTGTCAATACCGGCAGTATGGCAATAAAATTACATAACAGTACACCTGTCAGCTACAGGCCTTACCGGCTCTCATATCCAGAAATCGTAAAAGTTCGTGAGATCATCAAAGATCTTctccaaaaaaatattatccagGAGTCTGAATCCGAATTTGCGAGCCCAATCCTATTAGTGAAAAAAAAGGATGGCTCTGATCGCATGTGCGTCGATTACCGGAAGTTAAATGAAAATACTGTTAAAGATCGATTTCCACTTCCGCTAATCGACGATCACATCGATCGGTTGGGCAAGCATAAGTATTTTACAAGTCTTGACATGGCAACAGGGTTTCACCAGATCCCTATGGATGATGACTCAATACAGCTCACGGGATTCGTTACGCCAGAGGGGcattatgaatatttaaaaatgccCTATGGCTTGGCGAATGCTCCTGTTGTTTACCAACGAATAATGTCAAAAACTTTACGTCAGCACCTAGAATCTGGTGAAACCCTGGTGTACATTGACGATGTACTTATCCTGAGCAATACAGTCGAAGAGGGTCTGATAACCCTTCGCAAGGTGCTCCAGACTTTGACAAATGCAGGCTTTTCCATAAATCTAAAGAAATGTTCCTTtctttcaactaaaatagagtaCTTGGGACGTACCATAAGTCAAGGTCAGGTGCAGCCGAGCGAAGGTAAAGTTCGAGCTTTGGTCGAGTCGCCCGTTCCAAAAACTGTAAAGCAGGTGCGTCAGTTTTTGGGGTTGGCGAGTTATTTTCGTCGCTATATAGCTGGTTTTGCGACAAAAACTGCACCTATTACCAAACTAACAAAAAAGGGTGAACCTTTTATTTGGGGCAGTGAACAAGAGGAAGCACGGCAGGATATAATTTCTCTGCTTACAAGTGAGCCTGTATTGGCTATTTACAACCCTGACTTACCTATCGAAGTTCACACGGACGCAAGTTCCATTGGCTATGGTGCGGTGCTTCTTCAGGTTCACGAAAATGGTAATAAACGAGCTGTGGGTTACTTCAGCAAACGTACTCAAGGTGCCGAGCCAAGGTATCACTCATATGAGCTCGAGACCTTGGCCGTCGTTAAGGCCTTGCAAAACTTTAGACACTATCTGGTTGGCGTTCAATTTAAAATCGTTACAGACTGTAATGCACTAAAGTCAACGCAACAAAAAAAAGACTTATTGCCTCGAGTAGCCAGATGGTGGATATATTTGCAAGACTTTAATTTTACTCTGGAATACCGCAAAGGTATTTCTATGTCTCATGCCGATTACTTGAGCCGCAACCCCGTAAATGTCTGCGAAGCTCGTAAACAACAAAATTGGGCTCAAATAGCACAGGCTGCTGATGAGGAAACTCAACAGCTTATCCAGAAACTGACAGATGGGCAATTGGATTCGAACCATTATGTCCACAAAAATAGTCTGCTCTATTATAAATATTCCCCGGTAGGCGAAGACCCTAGACTTCTTTGTTTTGTGCCCAAGGGTCATAGGCTGAGTTTGCTCCGGATTTTTCACGATGAGCACGATCATCCCGGAGTCGATAAGACCCTAGAACTCATTAGAAAACATTTTTGGTTTCCTTCTCTGAAATCGTTTGTTCAGAAGTATGTAGGTCATTGCCTTATTTGCATGACTCATAAAAAGATTCCCAGAGCTCCCCATCAGCCAATACATTCGTGGGAAAAACCATGTGATCCTTTTGAGGTTATCCATGCAGACGCATTAGGTCCTTTGCCTCAGTCTAACGGTTATAGACATGTGCTAATCGTTGTAGATGCGTTTTCCAAATACTGCCTTCTGTACCCTATGTTTGGACAAGATTCAGATGAATTAAAACGACTTTTTACAAACGTGATTTCATTATTTGGCACGCCAAAGCTAATCGTGGCAGATCGTGGTCGTATGTTTCAAAGTTCAGGATTTACAAAACTTGTAACAGATTTAGGCATTGACTTGCATCTCATAACACCTGAGATGCATCACTCAAATGGGCAAGTTGAACGTTATTGCCGGACGTTACTAAATATGGTTCGTATAGAATGCAACCATCGACAACATGAATGGTCAGATGTTATGTGGCGGCTACAGTTAACTTTGAATATAACAAAGCAGAAAACTACAAAGCTATCCCCATTGAATATGCTAGTGGGTATTGAAGCAGCCACACCTCTCATACGTCATCTCGTCAGAGACGTTGCCTTAGAAAACTCTCACCCGAACCGCGAGGCTTTAAGAGAAATGCATCGTCAAAGAGCTTCTGAACGCCTGAAGGTGAATCAACACCAACAGGATGCGATTGTGAACGCTAACCGAAGGCCTCCTCGGATCTTTGAAATAAACTCActtgtttttgttattaaacAGGCACAAGCGACTGGCAAGCTCGACTCGGGCATGCGCGGGCCATATCGTGTGGTCAAAGCGCTTCCCCATGGTCGATATGAGCTTAAGCTGTTGGCGGGCTCCTATGGAAAAACGACCCAGGCTGCGGCAGAATTCATGGTGCCGTGGCGAGGGGAATGGACTCCGGATACGTGTGCTGCTTTCTTCGAGGGTGAGCTTATTCTACACTTGTATGATAAGCTAACGTCGTGCCTATGTCATACAAGAGTAGACGCCACATGGTATGCTAACGTCGTGCCTATGCCATGTGGGTAATCAGGCTACATTTGTGTGATACGCTAACGTCGTGCCTATGTCACACAAGTGTGGAGGTACATGATAAGCTAACGTCGTGCCTATGTCATGTAGTCGTAGATAGCACATTGTGCTTCCTCTCCGACCGGGTGAACGTGGTTCACTATGTGGAGTCAAGGCGTTTCTGGTGACGACCGGAGACCTGACTCTTCTTTTATTACCTTTTTATTATGTGACGTTGAAGAGTCTCTGATAAACATCAGAGACCCAACGCCTCtgttctaataaaattattccTACTGGTGATGTGGCTGAATTGTCTGCAGCGGTTCTGTTACATcactagtaatttaaaaaaaaggggAATGATTAGAATTGtaagctttgttttgtttaCACTCTCAGGTGCAGACCTCGATGATGCGGAGTCCATGCCTGAGCGAGCTGCTGGGAGCGATGTGCTACCTGGTGAGATGCCAGAACCCGTGCCTAGTACCTCCAGTGCGGTGGAAGCCCTGCACCCAGAGGAAATTCGGGAGCACGAGGACGTTCTCCAGTCAGGAGAGGCCGTGTTAGCGGAAATCAAATGACGACGTAATTTGGGGGTATGCCGAGAGGTGGCGTGAGCGCGCGGTTAGCTGGCCCGGCACGTCCAGTCCGACGGAATATTTGGTAGTGTTCACTTGGTTAGGGGAATCTATGCCCGTTTGAGAGTCGAATTGCCTTTTTCTGATTTAAGTtaccattaattattttttgtgcatTTGTTAGCcctgtaaaatattttcttttgtaaaACGTGAAATCCTTTTGTAAATAAACCTAAAATTGTCATTAAATGTTTTCTTATTGTTCAATCATTTCTAAGAATAtgtatattcaaaactgccacgcggtctctactaatttaattagtctaaacaaataaagaaaattttgatttagaaaatttagattttgattttgatttttgagatTTTGAAAATCGACTTTAAGCCTAGgcaccaccgatttttagttggccgatagttgggtcaggttgttgatcagtatggagatgtatgaatcAGTTTGGAgataggcgcagaccaccaacttttagttggcctatagttgggcccgattctaaattgtatgaagaatcggccgataccaaatcggtgcaatgtgcgcactttcatacatctccatactgatcaacagcccgacccaactcaAACATtgatactatgaggtctcacagtgcgcgtggacgcacagggtgacacataaaccaatcacagagctctattcaacgctgtgcgtgcgatttgctgcttcacttaagcaagcatcgtttgtgaatacgggcgagaaCTTTGAACTTGACTTCACCATTAGAGTTAGTCATCCATGTAAACCATACTAGTTGTTACATCATCTGGTTTGAACCTGTCTACAAAAAGGACTTTCGCTATTTCGCATCTGAGGTCTGAGTCATCCAAAAAGATAGGTATTTAGGTCATTGATCTCGATGTTGCCATGTTTTTGTAATGTGTAtactatttttaattgcgtgagTAATGCTACCGAATACTAAGTTATATTTGAGATAATTATTATGTGGAGGCTAGACTAGTTTCTTTATTGCATCATACTTTCATGGGTCAAAGAAAATATTGGTTTGCCCTATTTGAACACCAGTAATAATCATAATATACGACAAAATATCAGAgactatatttttattgaaaaatagcaCCTGCCACAATACGAGTTCATAATGTGGAGCAGGGTTTACCTTGATGCCATCGTCTGTATAAGCTACATAACTGAAAAATGCCATCTTTCTTACTAAAATCGGTGTGTAACGTAGAAGTGcctaaaagttaaaataaaactaatgctTCCACAAGTCTAGACAACTTTGTATTCACTCATAATTTGTAGCAAAAAAGTATTCGTTTTCTTGAAGCCTATTAACCCATATGGCACATATTTTTTATCCTAAGTAAATCAATATTTGTGATAATATTCTTGCCTAATTTTCGTCATACCGTCATACATAAGTGTAATAGGTATATGTATGACTCATCAATTCATAATCGATCGTTGGCAATTGACACACGTCTACAGCAAGATTATTAATGTATAATTGGACAGTGTGACTCAGTCATCAAGCTAGACTCGAATTTGCATAATTAACGTGATTTAATTGTAATCGCTTAGCTAGAAAGTCATAAGGCTAATAGGATTATTTGTTTTAGGTTTGTTTGTCTTTGAATACCTGTTTTTATAATCTCAAACTAAAATTCTAAAAAGGTTTACTCGGGTTAGTATAAATTAGAAAGATTAACTCAATATTTGTGATGATGTAATATggaaaaattattaattttatcaagGTAATTTAACTACTCCAATTCTCTATtgaattgctatttattattatcaattttgttaTCTGTAACAAATATTAATCTCTAAATTAACAGctaaagtaaaaaagcacatttcaaaataaaaataacattattagtCAACCCAACAAATTACAGTTTAAACCTCCAGTTAGTATCTACTACAAACTACAAAACATCCAAACTACAGTAACCACAACTCAAAACAACTACTAAATATCTACTTAAACACAATAACTTAGAGTTATCATGAAAGTTCGTAAGTTGAAGCGCCTGGCGACGCGGCCGAGCAATAAAGCTCAGCGCGAAAGCCTTCGGAGGCAAAGCTGGTAAGGTACGAGCTTACACTAAGCAGATGCTTAAATTTAAGACTGATGGTGTGGAGGTTTTTTCCCAGTTTTCGTATGTTTTGAATGAGTAATATTTAGAGTATTGTAGTTAATGGGAATATTAAAATGAAAGTAAAAACAAAGTAAACTGTTTAGCACAGGAAAACTCAGTGAGTGTAGAGTTTTACTGAGTATTATTCTACGGTAGTGGAACTTCACTGTGCCACAGTCCCATGCCTGTATGTTCTTGATCTATAcgctgacgcccgtattcacaaacattactatgaggtctcacagtgcgcgtggaagcacagggtgaaacatgaaccaatcacagagctctattcaacgctgtgtgttcgatttgctgctacacttaagtaagcatcgtttgtgaatacaacaaaaaatggAATATCTACCGCAATTTTCATTCAACTACTATTGTCTTGAACCAATATTTCTACTCTACATTTTACAACTGATTTCCATATTGATAGAGATATTATGGCATAATGTACTAGAACAAAGAAgctcaaatattacaaaaattgaatattttttaccaACTTTACTTCAAACAAGCTTTGAAATGtagtttttatttgttatttccaTTTGAAACTACCAACTACACTAACTCCATTAACTCAAGCTCTATCAGAAGGGCCTTGCGGTGCATATCATGTTTCAGATAACAAACAGCTCATAATGGCTCATTGTATGCAATTTGAATACGTTGCTAATCGGCACAATTAACATTTTGTCTGCAACTTTGTTTACATTGCTAGTGTTGCATGTGCACACTTAGTTGATATAATCATAGTAAATAAGtagcttacgcccgtattcacaaacattactaagaggtctcacagtgcgcgtggacgcacagggtgacacacgaaccaatcacagttcaacgctgtgcgttcgatttgctgcgtcatttatgcaagcatcgtttgtgaatacgggtgttagtctaAGAATCAGCCAGACTTCTAATACTTACCTTGTCACTGGTTTGGTTCCCCGTTGCAACCAACTACGAGTAGATACCTAGAGATCAGGTAGATTGTTTGAGGTATTGCTTGAATAAATATATTACCGTGTACCTGTGTCCGCTTCTCATGGAAGCTGGATGAAAATCTGACTGACTGAAATTATCCCTTAAGGCTTATAGACCGACTTCATGTGGCTTTTTATTAATCACACTGAAAGAAAGAAGAATTGAATGGAATCCGCTGACATTGATTTCGCGATATGGCCACAATGGCCATTTAAAAATCCATAAAAATCATTTCCAAACACTAATTGTGCCACCTTTGTACGGGATCACAGACCGTGACTATGTGTATGTCCTCGAATGTAGCGTATCTTCATAATGAAACAAGATTAAGCTACagtaataaacaataaatattttgtatgtcttaatataaaaatatcaggTCAATCGGTCAGGATCTCATAATTGGTTTTAGGCATTTTTCGAAGAAGAATTTTAGAAGGTACTTAAATTTAGTTGTCTTCTGTTTTTTAGTAAATACACAGATTAATCAATGATGCGCTTAGTAGCGCAGTAAAAGTCTGAATGAtcttcaaaattaaatgtcactGATCAGATTTTTCTAGAATCATAAATAAGAACGGTCAATATGTAAATCGATAAAATCTAAAACAATTCACCCATTTTGGAACTACAAATAATGCAAGTAATGCAAcagaaaaaaaaccggccaaatgcgagtcgggctcgcacaccgagggttccgccgtacaaacgtagcggtttacaatttatgacgtattaaatcaaattacttacttgattccgttgcgagtagtggcgaatttcaaaatatgcggtatgattattttttatttatttatttttcctatatttgcattataggtaggtacctacctcagcgttttgaatttttgcgttgatttagaatttctcacagtttagaggcaattagatttaagaattgtttgatatgaatttcaactttaatatctctacgcgttcatgtgaaaaagggtagatagtaagtttataattattaaaaaaatattttgtcatgtaagcaaaaataatattttaaattttatataacttcaaatttatcattttcgcaatttttcctttatctgtactatataacgttgcttcgtgccaaatttcaagattctgagttcacaggaagtaccttgtaggttttgattccctagcgtgtgacggaaattcgtctaaggtgtcggtataaactgctgtatcttttgatcgcgttaacttagaagtttgatttttttacttcttaaagggacaatagatctaggtatttgttataaatttcaatttgatacctttattcgttagtgagaaataaggtagtaagtttcattttattaaaatatttttattatattatataactaaaaaaatgtaattttcgcaatttttcctatatttgcattatatgacaatgctttatgccaaatttcaagattctgagtttacgggaagtatcctgtaggttttgattcctttgcgagtgtcgaaaatttgttgaaaatatcgacataatcggctgtatcttttgattggcttggcttagaagtttgatattttcacagcttaaagggacaatagacttgagtatttcatgtgaatttcagcttgatacgttcacgcgttcttgagataaagggtcttgacagacggaggacggacaacaaagtgatcctataagggttccgttttttccttttgaggtacggaaccctaaaaaccaaGATAGTACTCGTATTATGCCTAATTTTCTAGACACAATGTCTAAAAAAAAACACGTATTCGCTGTAACTCTTACCCTGTGCCCTATAAGGTGCCAAAATCTCACTAATGATTAACATTATTTCACTGGAACCTACATTTGCTACCAAATCCACAACCAAACCAAATGAGACCTTACCCTTCTGTAAGTAAAATTCCATTTTATTTTCACGGTCAGCGAGCAGCATGACTATATGGGCCAAGGGACTGCAATGGCGTATCAAATAAGTTGATCTTTTCTCAGAAGGTGTGTTATTGTTAACAACGTGCGAAGTGTTATTCCGTTATTCTTTAACTGGGCAGCTAATTGGTTTTCCGATTGTGATTTAGAGGCGAACGTTTTGCAGGATCGTTGGTGGTTttataaagtacctactcttaCGTTCTGTGTGTTGTCCTAACTACATCTTCTTAGAcaaataaaggacaatgaccaaaaatatatggagtgtggtccaaatgtccaccactaacgagacctatgtagtaaaatagtctactatatactgattcattataaccaaaccgcaataaaaaatatgctgtcagtaaaaagttataacTGAAAGAAAAGTctattttttaccttttcatccgaaaaatgtccttgatatcattctatccattgcacattttggactaatctacgcatgttatgtcatgtcgcatgtGGCGCGGGGCTATAgacgaattttattaaatatttatactagctgtgcctacgactttgtacgcgtgaaaatagtttgaataatatttcccatttttacatcatttgtctttactgctccgcccctattggttgtagggtgatgttatttatcctaaaaccatcattgataaatgggctatctataacaaaaatattttttcaaatcggaccagtagttcctgagattagcgcgtaaactactacaatttttcaaacagtcataactttttactgacagcttatttttttttcgtctcaTACTGAAAGTAAATCTCTAtacaatataggtctcattagtggtagACATTTGGACCaattttggtcattgtcctttgaatATAGGTAGTAATGCGTTGAGTTGCTGAAGTTTGAACTACTCTGTAACGTAACTTTAAACATTGGTTAATTTTTGACATTATAAATTGATTCAAATtactaagtttttattttgaggTAGACAGCAGGTATTTACAAAATTCCAAGGACTGATTTTCATTAATGTAATGGCATTACCATGCAGGCATTATCTGATTGCAGTTATACATTGTGCGACTCTGGTGTCAAAAACTATTAATAACTAAAAGAAAGATTAGCATGAAGTgaaaatcaaataataaaaagtaattttccACCACTAAAACTAAGGTACAGAATATGTAAGCTCTTATCAATGTAACTACTTAAAGTGAGCGTGGCGTGCTTCTGATGATTGTTCACTTTTCCAGAATAATACTCCAGTAAGTTCATTAATCGAAAGTGCAATTGTTCCATCAAAAGGGTCGCAGTAAACGTGGGTGTGACTTTGAAGAAAAGAGAAAGCGACAGAACTGACTCAcgttacaaacaaacaacagTTAAAATTCATTGTGAAACACAAAGATGTGTTTTGGATTAAATCTGTCTCGAGTTAAATGATGGATTGATTTTCATTAAGATTTTTGCGGTCCTGGACATTTACAGAGCAAAATTAAGTTAAACGTTTAAAATAGAGCTATCAGAATTAAATAAAAGGTAAAAACTATCAGTAGTactgttttaagttttattgtttttatgcatTTAATCTATAAGGGCTAACATAATGAATCTGACCTAAAATACACAACAGCAGAATGGCCCGACGTGAGGCAATACATTTCTAGAAAACACCATGCCACTTTTACGTCGCACCACTCACaataattatctatttattttttcagcCAATACCTTCCAAAATTGCTAATGTCTAGTAATAATCTTTAGCGCACGGTTTGCGGCATGTCTTATAACTTCCTTCATTGCACAGATAAGTACGAACTTTCTTAGCTAGAGGGCAGTCCAGTCTTCCGCAGGGTCCATGAACATCTCTCTTGTTCACAAATTGGCCGTGTTGGTACTTCCCTTTGATAGTTTCCCCAGGGATGAACTGGTGCTGACTGCCACGATAGTCCATCCTTTTGGGACAGTTGGTTCCACCGCAAGGGCCCTTGGGGAAGCCCATTGCAAGAATTGCAAGCTCACTGCTTGTGAATGGTGCCACGAAGTCGTCATATATCACCGGCTCCTCAACAGGCCTTATTGGTTCTCTACAAATGTCAGGAGCACCGAAAATATATGCCACTGGTGGCACAGCGTCTATGGTAGTGCCTTCCCAATGCCGGACTACCTCAACGTCCTTCAACTTCAAATCGTCTGATAAATACTTCCTACCAGGCAATCTTTCCATTTCTGGTAAAGCTACGAAGTAACTGATCACTCTGTTCCCTAAGCATGACAATCTGATAAAAAATTCGATTTCACCAGATGTTTTTAAATCTTCCTCACACTGCAATGGTCTTGTCAACTCAACAGTGTTTGTAATCATTTCTGGTCTGGTAGTAGTTCTGTACTCAGCTTGATCCATATTCACTGGGTTCAACTCTCCAGCTCTTTGAAGGCAATTAAAGAAAGTTTCATTCCATTCCACTATGCAAAAACCAATGCAGTTCATCTCCTGGTCTCTGTTCCAGACCGTGATATAAATAGGGGTTTTTCTTAGTACTTCTTCCAATTTAGAAGGCCTTGAAAGGAACATGATAGAGTTTCCAACGCCGAAGTAAGGAGGCTGTGGTAACGGCTCTGATGGTAGGATAATTTTCTTGGGAGGTTGTTTTCCTTTCTTCGGAGGCTTAGGCTTAGCAGGTTTGCCTTTCTTCCCAGGAGGTGGGGGAGGTGGTGGTGCAATGAAATTATCATGGGCTACATAGAAGTCAAAAAGGGGTAGGCAGTTCATCTGTAAGGTGCAGGTCTGCATGAACTTCATTTCTTCTTCAGAAGGCATCGGTGGTTCTTTTCCTTTTTTCCCTTTCTTTGGCTTGTCTTTTCCTTTCTTGCCCTTTTTAAGTGCTTCAGCAGCTGCTAAAGCTTCTGCTTCCCTCTTTCTCTCCTCTTCTTCCATTTTGAGTTCGTACTCATCTTTTTGAGGAGGCTCAATCTTGAGCActatttttttcacaaaaacCTCGATCATAAAAATTTGCTCCATTAAtctgaaatgaaataaataaattagtttgaAACTGTACATTACATTAAATAATCGGTAGGTGGGTGTATGTGAATCTATAAAAATCTGCTGTAGATAATGTAGTGtaattttgtcggccgtttggtgtagtggttcagaacggactactatgccgagaggtcccgggttcgattcccggccgggcagaaattgaaatgatgaattttaatttctgtgacgggtctgggtgtgactatgtataatatttatgtatttaaaaaaaaagtatataagtagtatatccgttaagctagcacccataacacaagcattattttaagttgcttactttggggctagctggcgctgtgtgaaattgtccaaagattatttatttaaagattatTTAATAGAATATAATATAAACAAACTTGTACCTACATAGAAATCCAATAACTACgtctacataaaaaaaataggtttTTAACCAATGAGCACTAGGCTAAATCAAACAGAGTCataattgcaaaaaaatatattaaatctCTACTTTAAGAAACAAGAGTAAAGAAATGTTCACGATGTCTGTAACATTTTTCAAGAGAAAAAAACAATAggatacttacaaaattattatcttTCACTTCGGTACAATTTCCTTAACCCACAATAACCAGATAAAGATGTGAGCATACTAATTTTGCAAGAATATACACGGCTAatttgttttcattattttgatGTTCAAAAGACTAGAAATTTTGAAATCGGCAATGCGCCAAACTTGATGTTTCAAACCATACTGAATTTTCAACTGTCAAGTCATTATATTTGACGTTTACAAAGTCATCATTTAAAAAGTAGGTTGAACTTCATTTTGTATCCTCAGTGATGTGATCTTCTTGAACATCCTGggttatttataaacaaaagttTTTTCTAGAGTCCAAAAAGGTTGTACTGTTCAAAAAAGTTTACT
Coding sequences:
- the LOC135081708 gene encoding uncharacterized protein LOC135081708 — protein: MEQIFMIEVFVKKIVLKIEPPQKDEYELKMEEEERKREAEALAAAEALKKGKKGKDKPKKGKKGKEPPMPSEEEMKFMQTCTLQMNCLPLFDFYVAHDNFIAPPPPPPPGKKGKPAKPKPPKKGKQPPKKIILPSEPLPQPPYFGVGNSIMFLSRPSKLEEVLRKTPIYITVWNRDQEMNCIGFCIVEWNETFFNCLQRAGELNPVNMDQAEYRTTTRPEMITNTVELTRPLQCEEDLKTSGEIEFFIRLSCLGNRVISYFVALPEMERLPGRKYLSDDLKLKDVEVVRHWEGTTIDAVPPVAYIFGAPDICREPIRPVEEPVIYDDFVAPFTSSELAILAMGFPKGPCGGTNCPKRMDYRGSQHQFIPGETIKGKYQHGQFVNKRDVHGPCGRLDCPLAKKVRTYLCNEGSYKTCRKPCAKDYY